Proteins encoded in a region of the Candidatus Methylomirabilota bacterium genome:
- a CDS encoding NADP-dependent oxidoreductase, producing MPTPVNRQIVLRSRPVGMPKPSDFDLVESPRPTPKDGEVLTRTIYLSLDPYMRGRISGARSYAQSVEPGQVIVGGTVGEVLESRHPAVARGDLVLGYDGWQSHAVSKGGALRKLDPKQAPISTALGVLGMPGMTAYVGLLDIGRPKPGETVVVSAASGAVGSAVGQIAKIKGARAVGIAGSPDKCDYVVRALGFDACVNYKTGDLPAALKAACPSGIDVYFENVGGDVLRAVMTLLNQNARIPLCGLISQYNATEPTPGPDLRAFLFNRVLLKGFIVSDHLDRMGHFLAECGGWLREGRLKHREDIVEGLEKAPEAFIGLLQGKNFGKLLVRVGEDPTR from the coding sequence ATGCCCACGCCCGTGAACCGGCAGATCGTGCTGCGCAGCCGTCCGGTCGGAATGCCCAAGCCGAGCGACTTCGACCTGGTCGAGTCGCCGCGGCCCACGCCGAAGGACGGCGAGGTGCTGACCCGGACCATCTATCTCTCGCTCGATCCCTACATGCGCGGCCGCATCAGCGGCGCGCGCTCGTACGCGCAGTCGGTGGAGCCCGGGCAGGTGATCGTGGGCGGCACCGTCGGCGAGGTGCTCGAGTCCAGGCACCCGGCGGTCGCGCGCGGCGACCTCGTGCTCGGCTACGACGGCTGGCAGTCGCACGCGGTGTCCAAGGGCGGCGCGCTCCGAAAGCTCGACCCGAAGCAGGCGCCGATCTCCACCGCGCTGGGCGTGCTCGGCATGCCCGGCATGACCGCCTATGTGGGCCTGCTCGACATCGGTCGGCCGAAGCCGGGGGAGACGGTGGTGGTGTCGGCGGCGTCGGGGGCGGTCGGCTCCGCGGTGGGCCAGATCGCGAAGATCAAGGGCGCCCGCGCGGTCGGCATCGCGGGCTCCCCGGACAAGTGCGACTACGTGGTGCGCGCGCTGGGCTTCGACGCGTGCGTGAACTACAAGACCGGCGACCTGCCCGCCGCGCTGAAGGCGGCCTGCCCGAGCGGCATCGACGTGTACTTCGAGAACGTGGGCGGCGACGTGCTCCGCGCGGTGATGACGCTGCTGAACCAGAACGCGCGCATCCCGCTCTGCGGCCTCATCTCTCAGTACAACGCCACCGAGCCCACCCCCGGTCCCGACCTGCGGGCCTTCCTGTTCAATCGCGTGCTGCTGAAGGGGTTCATCGTCTCGGATCACCTGGATCGCATGGGCCACTTCCTCGCGGAGTGCGGCGGCTGGCTGCGCGAGGGACGGCTCAAGCATCGCGAGGACATCGTGGAGGGACTCGAGAAGGCTCCGGAGGCCTTCATCGGGCTGCTGCAGGGCAAGAACTTCGGCAAGCTGCTGGTGCGGGTGGGGGAGGATCCGACCCGGTGA
- the nthB gene encoding nitrile hydratase subunit beta, with product MDGVHDLGGMQGFGPVEREENEPVFHADWEAAVLAMMRAAGSRGLFNIDEFRHGIERMAPAHYLRATYYEKWLDGVTRVLVEKGVVGAEELAGRLAFFGERPDAAARSAVRGPLPERGTANPGWVQDVIRETGATPRFAAGDPVLTRDMHPRGHTRLPRYARGKRGVIHCCHGIHVFPDTNAHGQGEQPQPLYSVRFDARVLWGESAEPNQAVHIDLWESYLLPGR from the coding sequence ATGGACGGCGTGCACGATCTGGGCGGGATGCAGGGCTTCGGGCCGGTGGAGCGGGAGGAGAACGAGCCGGTCTTCCACGCCGACTGGGAGGCCGCGGTGCTCGCGATGATGCGGGCGGCCGGCTCGCGCGGCCTGTTCAACATCGACGAGTTCCGCCACGGCATCGAGCGGATGGCGCCGGCGCACTACCTGCGGGCCACCTACTACGAGAAGTGGCTCGACGGCGTCACCCGGGTGCTGGTCGAGAAGGGCGTGGTCGGGGCCGAGGAGCTGGCCGGCCGCCTGGCCTTCTTCGGCGAGCGTCCCGACGCCGCCGCGCGCTCGGCCGTGCGCGGGCCGCTGCCCGAGCGCGGCACCGCCAATCCGGGCTGGGTGCAGGACGTGATCCGCGAGACCGGCGCCACCCCGCGCTTCGCCGCGGGGGACCCGGTGCTCACCCGGGACATGCACCCCCGCGGCCACACCCGACTGCCTCGCTACGCTCGGGGCAAGCGCGGTGTCATCCACTGCTGCCACGGCATCCACGTGTTCCCCGACACGAACGCCCACGGTCAGGGCGAGCAGCCGCAGCCGCTCTACAGCGTGCGCTTCGACGCGCGCGTGCTGTGGGGTGAGTCGGCCGAGCCCAACCAGGCCGTCCACATCGATCTCTGGGAGAGCTATCTCCTGCCCGGGAGGTGA
- the nthA gene encoding nitrile hydratase subunit alpha: MGKNHPNVDPYIVSRVRALESLLLEKGILAPDAVDRVVQRYESDTGPMVGARAVAKAWTDPGYRRLLLDDPRAALARFDLDYAMLMVVENTEATHNLVVCTLCSCYPWPVLGLPPTWYKMPAYRSRAVSEPRALLREMGLEVPERREIRVWDSSAEMRYMVLPQRPAGAEGLSEAELVPLITRDALIGVADVRPSPAAAR; this comes from the coding sequence ATGGGCAAGAACCATCCCAACGTCGATCCGTACATCGTCTCGCGCGTGCGCGCGCTCGAATCGCTGCTGCTCGAGAAGGGCATCCTGGCCCCCGACGCGGTGGACCGGGTGGTGCAGCGCTACGAGTCCGACACCGGGCCGATGGTGGGGGCCCGCGCGGTGGCGAAGGCCTGGACCGATCCGGGGTACCGGCGGCTGCTGCTGGACGATCCGCGGGCCGCGCTGGCGCGCTTCGATCTCGACTACGCGATGCTGATGGTGGTCGAGAATACCGAGGCGACCCACAACCTCGTGGTGTGCACGCTCTGCTCCTGCTACCCGTGGCCGGTGCTGGGGCTGCCACCCACCTGGTACAAGATGCCCGCCTACCGCTCGCGCGCGGTGAGCGAGCCGCGCGCCTTGCTGCGGGAGATGGGACTCGAGGTGCCGGAGCGACGCGAGATCCGGGTGTGGGACTCGAGCGCGGAGATGCGCTACATGGTGCTGCCGCAGCGGCCGGCCGGCGCCGAGGGGCTCTCGGAGGCCGAGCTGGTCCCGTTGATCACGCGCGACGCGCTGATCGGCGTGGCGGACGTGCGGCCGTCCCCCGCGGCCGCGCGCTGA
- a CDS encoding alpha/beta hydrolase produces the protein MLPPRILLGLAAVIGLALPSRADAADLRTIPSRPGVTESLLLLRPAGTPVASVILLAGGDGVVALTPAGPSRLQGNFLLRTRRRFAAEGLLVAVLDSPSDRTSLWNFRTTADHATDLRAAIAAVREIAPVPVWLVGTSMGTLSAASAAARLEPGGPDGIVLTSSVSVVSRMSGESIRHVALGDIRVPTLIVHHQHDACRSSPYAWAADAPKALTRAPAKALLSYDGGSPPISDPCEAKSAHGYLGLEAQVVSDIAAWIRAH, from the coding sequence ATGCTTCCTCCCCGCATCCTGCTCGGGCTCGCCGCCGTGATCGGCCTGGCCCTGCCGTCGCGCGCCGACGCGGCGGACCTCCGCACGATCCCGTCCCGGCCGGGCGTCACCGAGTCGCTGCTGCTGCTCCGGCCGGCCGGGACGCCGGTGGCCAGCGTGATCCTCCTCGCCGGCGGCGATGGCGTCGTCGCCCTGACCCCGGCCGGTCCCTCGCGCCTGCAGGGCAACTTCCTGCTGCGGACGCGGCGGCGCTTCGCCGCCGAGGGCTTGCTGGTCGCGGTGCTCGACTCGCCGTCCGACCGGACGAGCCTCTGGAACTTCCGTACCACCGCGGACCACGCGACGGACCTGCGGGCGGCCATCGCGGCGGTCCGGGAGATCGCGCCGGTGCCGGTCTGGCTGGTCGGGACGAGCATGGGCACGCTGTCGGCGGCCAGCGCGGCGGCCCGGCTCGAGCCGGGGGGGCCCGACGGCATCGTGCTGACCTCGTCGGTGAGCGTGGTCTCGAGGATGAGCGGCGAGTCGATCCGCCACGTGGCCCTGGGCGACATCCGGGTGCCGACGCTGATCGTCCACCACCAGCACGACGCCTGCCGGTCCTCGCCCTACGCGTGGGCCGCGGACGCGCCGAAGGCGCTCACCCGGGCGCCCGCGAAGGCGCTCTTGTCGTACGACGGCGGCAGCCCGCCCATCTCGGATCCCTGCGAGGCCAAGTCGGCCCACGGCTATCTGGGGCTCGAGGCGCAGGTCGTGTCCGACATCGCGGCCTGGATCCGCGCCCACTGA
- a CDS encoding NAD(P)/FAD-dependent oxidoreductase, with protein sequence MTTSPRDADVLVVGAGPGGSTAATFLAQGGLRVALVEREAFPRFKVGESLIPTCMDICRRLGVLDRVLAHGFQMKYGATFHDQELGLETTFDFQPGRPWPSFTLDVHRAEFDQLLLEHAASQPGVTVHQPATVEKVVFDGDGVTARLSDRDGERALRASFLVDASGRDAFLAARQGQRKPRPGLGKVAIFAYFRGARRFPGRSEGNVRLYIFPEGWFWYIPLTRDETSVGCVLHQRVVKARRGTLSELFDEMVARCEKISENMRGAERVTELYTTSNFAYSIEPITGDRFVCVGDAVAFVDPIFSPGVFLAMQTGELAAGAILRAFRAGRFEARRFRGYERAVRRGTKPFERFIESYYDRAFLEVFMRPKNVLGVVPAVTGVLAGGSFGLLPRRLHLSLWFFHQVVRVTRWANRRRGVILESRLDW encoded by the coding sequence GTGACGACGTCCCCGCGCGACGCCGACGTGCTGGTGGTAGGGGCCGGGCCGGGCGGCTCCACCGCCGCGACCTTCCTGGCCCAGGGCGGCCTTCGCGTCGCGCTGGTGGAGCGGGAGGCCTTCCCGCGCTTCAAGGTCGGCGAGTCGCTGATCCCCACCTGCATGGACATCTGCAGGCGCCTCGGCGTCCTCGACCGCGTGCTCGCCCACGGCTTCCAGATGAAGTACGGAGCGACCTTTCACGACCAGGAGCTGGGGCTCGAGACCACGTTCGACTTCCAGCCGGGGCGGCCCTGGCCCTCCTTCACCCTCGACGTTCACCGGGCGGAGTTCGACCAGCTCCTGCTCGAGCACGCCGCGTCGCAGCCCGGGGTGACTGTCCACCAGCCTGCCACCGTGGAGAAGGTCGTCTTCGACGGCGACGGGGTCACCGCCCGGCTCAGCGACCGCGACGGCGAGCGCGCGCTGCGCGCCTCCTTCCTGGTGGACGCCAGCGGCCGCGACGCCTTCCTGGCTGCCCGCCAGGGCCAGCGCAAGCCGCGGCCGGGACTGGGCAAGGTCGCCATCTTCGCCTACTTCCGCGGCGCCAGGCGCTTCCCGGGCCGGTCGGAAGGCAACGTGCGCCTCTACATCTTCCCGGAGGGATGGTTCTGGTACATCCCGCTGACGCGCGACGAGACCAGCGTGGGCTGCGTGCTGCACCAGCGGGTGGTGAAGGCCCGCCGCGGGACCCTGTCCGAGCTCTTCGACGAGATGGTGGCCCGCTGCGAGAAGATCTCGGAGAACATGCGGGGCGCGGAGCGGGTCACCGAGCTCTACACCACCTCGAACTTCGCCTACTCGATCGAGCCCATCACGGGCGACCGCTTCGTGTGCGTGGGCGACGCGGTCGCCTTCGTCGATCCGATCTTCTCTCCCGGCGTGTTCCTGGCCATGCAGACCGGCGAGCTGGCCGCGGGGGCGATCCTCCGCGCCTTCCGGGCCGGCCGCTTCGAGGCGCGCCGATTTCGCGGCTACGAGCGCGCGGTGCGCCGCGGGACGAAGCCGTTCGAGCGCTTCATCGAGTCCTACTACGATCGCGCGTTCCTCGAGGTCTTCATGCGCCCGAAGAACGTGCTCGGGGTGGTGCCCGCGGTGACCGGGGTGCTGGCCGGCGGATCGTTCGGCCTGCTTCCCCGGCGGCTGCACCTGTCGCTGTGGTTCTTCCACCAGGTCGTGCGCGTCACGCGCTGGGCGAATCGGAGGCGCGGCGTCATCCTCGAGTCCCGCCTGGACTGGTAG
- a CDS encoding PEP-CTERM sorting domain-containing protein, whose protein sequence is MLSKPSDHPRKEVNETMGRIVAVALVVIVTLMGVALVGTPAEAISCIGAGNVTALGPSGCTQGGLTFSDFSVAAAGFTGVTIFLSPLSATVGQDVNLNFQVAHDPSPVSLADILFSYTVTASGGAAALNGIDLFNPGENVTIREVACADPFVNGVCGGTPLASLVVGPNSNLAASFDPDSQIFIRKDIQFGNNSFISEFTQSHDLTPVPEPATLVLLGSTLTGLGVFSRRKLRNKQAEAD, encoded by the coding sequence ATGCTGTCGAAGCCGTCGGACCACCCGCGTAAGGAGGTCAATGAAACTATGGGTAGAATTGTCGCAGTTGCACTCGTCGTCATCGTCACGCTGATGGGTGTCGCCCTCGTCGGCACACCCGCGGAGGCGATCTCCTGCATCGGCGCAGGCAACGTCACCGCCCTCGGTCCCTCCGGCTGCACCCAGGGAGGTCTGACGTTCAGTGACTTCTCGGTAGCGGCAGCTGGGTTCACCGGGGTGACGATCTTTCTGAGCCCCCTCTCCGCCACCGTCGGACAGGACGTGAACCTGAACTTCCAGGTCGCTCACGACCCGTCGCCGGTCAGCCTGGCGGACATTCTCTTCTCCTACACCGTCACTGCCAGCGGCGGCGCAGCCGCACTCAACGGTATCGATCTTTTCAACCCGGGCGAGAACGTGACCATCCGCGAGGTCGCCTGCGCCGATCCGTTCGTGAATGGCGTCTGCGGCGGGACCCCGCTTGCCAGCCTGGTGGTCGGCCCAAATTCCAACCTGGCGGCAAGCTTCGATCCGGACTCGCAGATCTTCATCCGCAAGGACATCCAGTTCGGAAACAACTCGTTTATCAGTGAGTTCACCCAGAGTCACGACCTCACGCCCGTCCCCGAGCCGGCCACGCTCGTGCTGCTCGGCAGCACCCTGACTGGTCTCGGCGTATTCAGCCGACGGAAGCTCCGCAACAAGCAGGCTGAGGCCGACTAA
- a CDS encoding propionyl-CoA synthetase, with translation MTTIYEEVYRRSQRDPEGFWGAVAEDVYWERRWDRVLDSTRPPYYRWFAGGVLNTCYNALDVHIDRGRGKQPALIYDSPVTGTARVFTYFELRDAVARFAGALRRQGVERGDRVIIYMPMVPEAVIAMLACARLGAIHSVVFGGFAPKELATRIDDARPRVMLSASCGIEVNRVIPYKPLLDQAIAMAGHKPQRCLILQRPMETAPMVPDRDVDWQEAVAAAGPVECVPVAATDPLYILYTSGTTGVPKGVVRDNGGHAVALKWSMGAVYGMGAGEVFWAASDIGWVVGHSYIVYAPLLKGCTTVLYEGKPVGTPDPGAFWRLCAQHGVNALFTAPTAFRAIKKEDPGGEHMARYDLSRFRTLFLAGERCDPDTLIWARERLQVPVVDHWWQTETGWPMAANCVGLGMLPVKPGSPTKIVPGYDIQVLGEDNQPVPAGQIGSIAVKLPMPPGSLPTLWNNDAGYERSYLTRHPGFYLTGDAGYKDEDDYIYIMSRVDDIINVAGHRLSTGAMEEVLSSHPDVAECAVMGVADDIKGEVPVGLVVTKAGVARGDAELCRELVELVREKIGPVAAFKTVAVVKRLPKTRSGKILRGTMKKIADGVEYGVPATIDDPAVLGEIGDSLKTLGYPR, from the coding sequence ATGACGACGATCTACGAGGAGGTCTACCGGCGCTCCCAGCGTGACCCGGAGGGGTTCTGGGGCGCGGTGGCGGAGGACGTGTATTGGGAGCGTCGGTGGGACCGCGTGCTCGACTCGACGCGGCCGCCCTACTACCGCTGGTTCGCGGGCGGCGTGCTCAACACCTGCTACAACGCGCTCGACGTGCACATCGACCGCGGCCGCGGCAAGCAGCCGGCGCTGATCTACGACTCGCCGGTGACCGGGACCGCGCGGGTCTTCACCTACTTCGAGCTGCGGGATGCGGTGGCCCGCTTCGCGGGCGCGCTGCGACGGCAGGGCGTCGAGCGGGGCGACCGGGTCATCATCTACATGCCCATGGTGCCGGAGGCGGTGATTGCCATGCTGGCGTGCGCGCGGCTCGGGGCCATCCACTCGGTGGTCTTCGGCGGCTTCGCCCCCAAGGAGCTGGCCACCCGCATCGACGACGCCCGGCCCAGGGTCATGCTGTCGGCTTCGTGCGGCATCGAGGTCAACCGCGTCATCCCCTACAAGCCGCTGCTCGATCAGGCGATCGCGATGGCCGGCCACAAGCCGCAGCGCTGCCTGATCCTGCAGCGGCCGATGGAGACGGCGCCGATGGTGCCGGACCGCGACGTGGACTGGCAGGAGGCGGTGGCCGCGGCGGGTCCGGTGGAGTGCGTGCCGGTGGCCGCGACCGATCCGCTGTACATCCTGTACACATCGGGCACCACCGGCGTCCCGAAGGGGGTGGTGCGGGACAACGGCGGGCACGCGGTCGCGCTCAAGTGGAGCATGGGCGCGGTGTACGGCATGGGCGCGGGCGAGGTGTTCTGGGCCGCCTCCGACATCGGCTGGGTGGTCGGTCATTCCTACATCGTCTACGCCCCGCTCCTCAAGGGCTGCACCACCGTGCTCTACGAGGGCAAGCCGGTGGGCACGCCGGATCCCGGCGCGTTCTGGCGCCTGTGCGCCCAGCACGGGGTCAATGCGCTCTTCACCGCCCCCACCGCGTTCCGTGCGATCAAGAAGGAGGACCCGGGGGGCGAGCACATGGCCCGCTACGACCTGTCTCGCTTCCGCACCTTGTTCCTGGCCGGCGAGCGCTGCGATCCCGACACGTTGATCTGGGCACGGGAACGGCTGCAGGTGCCGGTGGTCGATCACTGGTGGCAGACCGAGACCGGCTGGCCCATGGCGGCCAATTGCGTGGGACTCGGCATGCTGCCGGTCAAGCCGGGGTCGCCGACGAAGATCGTGCCGGGCTACGACATCCAGGTCCTCGGCGAGGACAACCAGCCGGTGCCAGCCGGCCAGATCGGATCGATCGCCGTGAAGCTGCCGATGCCGCCGGGCAGCCTGCCCACGCTGTGGAACAACGACGCGGGCTACGAGCGCTCGTATCTCACCCGGCATCCCGGCTTCTATCTCACCGGCGACGCGGGCTACAAGGACGAGGATGACTACATCTACATCATGAGTCGCGTGGACGACATCATCAACGTGGCCGGCCACCGGCTCTCGACCGGGGCGATGGAGGAGGTGCTCTCCTCGCACCCCGACGTGGCGGAGTGCGCGGTGATGGGCGTGGCGGACGACATCAAGGGCGAGGTGCCGGTCGGGCTCGTGGTGACCAAGGCGGGGGTGGCCCGGGGCGATGCCGAGCTCTGCCGCGAGCTCGTCGAGCTGGTGCGCGAGAAGATCGGCCCGGTGGCCGCGTTCAAGACGGTGGCGGTGGTGAAGCGGCTGCCCAAGACCCGCTCGGGCAAGATCCTCCGCGGCACGATGAAGAAGATTGCCGACGGGGTGGAGTACGGGGTGCCTGCCACCATTGACGATCCCGCCGTCCTCGGCGAGATCGGCGATTCGCTGAAGACGCTAGGATATCCGCGGTAG
- a CDS encoding nitrile hydratase accessory protein — translation MYERRRNIVMRRDGRRVNVARFRGQLLVCATGCCCGRTEDGFAAVPAETFHREWERRRLRNVVHLTIGGCLGPCALANVVLLLFDGQAQWFHSIDSDALAIALYDHVEAMLAADSCLPPCAALAPYHFTASAWQPRPDGQPVDDVRLWPPRAAHQCAAAPSGVTAEGEALSVDRVVAIMEGRAALPRKNGELVFEEPWQGRVFGMAVALHERGLYEWEEFRQGLIAHIARAERRPGPFSYYEIWLQTFEALLAAKGLVAPAELEETTYQFEFGERDDVF, via the coding sequence ATGTACGAGCGGCGGCGCAATATCGTCATGCGCCGCGACGGCCGCCGCGTGAACGTGGCGCGCTTCCGCGGCCAGCTCCTCGTGTGCGCCACCGGCTGCTGCTGTGGGCGGACCGAGGACGGCTTTGCTGCAGTGCCCGCCGAGACCTTCCACCGCGAGTGGGAGCGGAGGCGGCTGCGCAACGTCGTCCACCTCACGATCGGAGGCTGCCTCGGCCCCTGCGCCCTTGCCAACGTGGTCCTGCTGCTCTTCGACGGACAGGCCCAGTGGTTTCACTCGATCGATTCGGACGCCCTCGCGATCGCGCTCTACGACCACGTCGAGGCGATGCTCGCGGCCGACAGCTGTCTGCCCCCGTGCGCCGCGCTGGCGCCCTATCACTTCACCGCCTCGGCCTGGCAGCCACGCCCCGACGGGCAGCCAGTGGACGACGTCCGCCTCTGGCCGCCGCGCGCGGCGCACCAGTGCGCGGCCGCGCCCTCGGGGGTGACCGCGGAGGGCGAGGCCCTGTCGGTGGATCGCGTCGTCGCCATCATGGAAGGACGCGCCGCCTTGCCCCGGAAGAACGGCGAGCTGGTCTTCGAGGAGCCGTGGCAAGGCCGCGTCTTCGGGATGGCGGTGGCCCTGCACGAGCGTGGCCTCTACGAGTGGGAAGAGTTCCGCCAGGGCCTCATCGCCCACATCGCCCGGGCCGAGCGTCGCCCCGGGCCCTTCAGCTACTACGAGATCTGGCTCCAGACCTTCGAGGCGCTGCTGGCGGCCAAGGGTCTGGTCGCGCCGGCCGAGCTCGAGGAGACCACCTACCAGTTCGAGTTCGGCGAGCGGGACGACGTGTTCTAG
- a CDS encoding EthD domain-containing protein, giving the protein MIKLVFCLRRLPHLSREEFQRYWLDSHGPLVRELAPALGMKRYVQVHTLRSAFSEALRAHRGAPDDFDGIAELWWDSVDDFARAGSTREGREAGRRLLVDEKRFIDLSHSPIWFGEEHSVVDLTR; this is encoded by the coding sequence ATGATCAAGCTCGTCTTCTGCCTTCGGCGCCTTCCGCACCTCTCGCGCGAGGAGTTCCAGCGCTACTGGCTCGACTCGCACGGTCCGCTCGTGCGGGAGCTGGCCCCCGCCCTCGGGATGAAGCGCTACGTGCAGGTCCACACGCTGCGATCCGCCTTCAGCGAGGCCCTGCGCGCCCACCGGGGTGCGCCCGACGACTTCGACGGCATCGCCGAGCTCTGGTGGGACAGCGTCGACGACTTCGCGCGAGCGGGCAGCACCAGGGAAGGCCGCGAGGCCGGCCGCCGACTGCTGGTGGACGAGAAGCGCTTCATCGATCTGTCCCACTCGCCGATCTGGTTCGGCGAGGAGCATTCGGTGGTCGATCTTACTCGGTAA
- a CDS encoding aldo/keto reductase codes for MRHARLGRTGLSVSRLCLGTMTFGLQCDEATSRAILDRAAAGGITFLDTADVYPLGGGFETVGRTEEIVGRWLEGRRRDFVVATKCVGAMSGRRWDRGASRKHVLDAIEGSLRRLRTDYVDLYQLHHPDPETPIDETLRALDDVVRAGKARYVGCSNFAAYQVARALGRSEVLGAVRFDSVQPRYNLLFRQIERELLPLCREEGLGVIPYNPLAGGLLSGKHRRESGPTVGTRFTLGTAAERYQDRYWHAREFDTVEVLRPLADEAGMPLARLAVAWMLAEPAITAPIVGASRPDQLDDLLSAPEKPIDALLKSRLDEITREYRWGDDPR; via the coding sequence ATGCGCCACGCTCGTCTCGGCCGCACCGGCCTCTCCGTCTCGCGCCTCTGCCTCGGCACCATGACCTTCGGGCTGCAGTGCGACGAGGCCACGTCGCGGGCCATCCTCGACCGGGCGGCCGCGGGCGGCATCACGTTCCTCGACACCGCCGACGTCTATCCGCTGGGCGGCGGCTTCGAGACGGTGGGCCGCACCGAGGAGATCGTGGGCCGCTGGCTCGAGGGCCGCCGGCGCGACTTCGTGGTCGCCACCAAGTGCGTGGGGGCGATGAGCGGGCGGCGATGGGACCGCGGCGCCTCCCGCAAGCACGTCCTGGACGCCATCGAGGGATCGCTGCGGCGGCTCCGCACCGACTACGTGGATCTGTATCAGCTGCACCATCCTGACCCGGAGACGCCGATCGACGAGACCCTGCGCGCGCTGGACGACGTGGTGCGGGCGGGCAAGGCCCGCTACGTGGGCTGCTCCAACTTCGCGGCCTACCAGGTGGCGCGCGCGCTCGGGCGCAGCGAGGTGCTCGGGGCGGTGCGCTTCGACTCGGTGCAGCCGCGCTACAACCTGCTCTTCCGCCAGATCGAGCGCGAGCTGCTGCCGCTCTGCCGCGAGGAAGGCCTCGGGGTGATCCCCTACAATCCGCTGGCCGGCGGTCTGCTCTCCGGCAAGCACCGCCGCGAGAGCGGGCCGACCGTGGGCACCCGCTTCACCCTCGGCACCGCCGCGGAGCGCTACCAGGATCGCTACTGGCACGCGCGCGAGTTCGACACGGTCGAGGTCCTGCGCCCGCTCGCCGACGAGGCCGGCATGCCGCTGGCGCGGCTGGCCGTCGCGTGGATGCTGGCCGAGCCCGCGATCACCGCGCCCATCGTGGGGGCGAGCCGGCCCGATCAGCTCGACGACCTGCTGTCCGCGCCCGAGAAGCCCATCGACGCGCTGCTGAAGTCGCGTCTCGACGAGATCACCCGCGAGTACCGGTGGGGCGACGACCCGCGCTGA
- a CDS encoding GNAT family N-acetyltransferase, with amino-acid sequence MTDIRMVSNPHASQSLKQVVMDHLDAYNLAVTGLTAYSPVNYFLYDGGDEIVGGLLGLIWGGALHVRILWVAESLRGQGHGRRLLDAAERRAIERGCRHVFLDTFSFQAPGFYARLGYEMYARAEDWPIGHAHCFLRKVLPSPS; translated from the coding sequence ATGACCGACATCCGGATGGTGTCCAACCCGCACGCGTCTCAGTCCCTCAAGCAGGTCGTGATGGATCACCTGGACGCCTACAACCTGGCCGTCACCGGGCTCACCGCCTACTCGCCGGTCAACTACTTCCTGTACGACGGAGGCGACGAGATCGTGGGCGGGCTGCTGGGCTTGATCTGGGGGGGCGCCCTGCACGTGCGCATCCTGTGGGTCGCCGAGTCGCTGCGCGGCCAGGGACACGGACGGCGCCTCCTGGATGCGGCCGAGCGACGCGCGATCGAGCGGGGCTGCCGCCACGTCTTCCTCGATACCTTCAGCTTCCAGGCGCCGGGCTTCTACGCCCGGCTCGGCTATGAGATGTACGCGCGGGCCGAGGACTGGCCGATCGGTCATGCACATTGCTTCCTGAGAAAAGTTTTGCCGAGCCCGTCATGA